A single window of Nicotiana tomentosiformis chromosome 1, ASM39032v3, whole genome shotgun sequence DNA harbors:
- the LOC138900973 gene encoding uncharacterized protein has translation MAEELKKLTSRVQGVKGGKGIEGLNYEDLCIQPDVELPEGYKPPKFEMFDGIGDPKLYERLKASGYVTPIPAVAMENSSQWVNPNKTCIYHSGMKGHTIDECHTLKDKIQTLIDTKVIQAKETAPNVRNNPLPDHRGEGVNVIETDEEWDPEGSIGLIREEDDPKMPQVTLMPIVVQIQSPIEVEDYTAEARRKGKGKMEETGAAQDGGSSLNIFSLTTLKRLGKGLHEIRAGTMNVKAFDGSQRATIRETNLCLQMGPTWFDVEFQVLDISASYNLLLGRPWIHADGAVASTLHQAVKFEWNHHEVIIHEDRSNPIYTNQTVPVVDNRRKLGGETYHRIERVNAIEKDK, from the exons atggcggagGAACTTAAGAAGCTTACAAGTCGAGTCCAAGGTGTCAAAGGTGGTAAAGGCATCGAAGGTTTGAACTATGAGGATTTATGTATTCAACCGgacgtagaactgccagagggttacaaacctcctaagtttgaaatGTTTGACGGGATAGGTGATCCAAAG TTATATGAGAGATTGAAAGCTtccggttatgtcactcccattcccgctgtcgccatggaaaattcctctcaatgggtcaatccgaATAAGACATGTATCTACCATTCGGGCATGAAGGGTCACACTATTGATGAATGCCACACTCTGAAGGATAAGATCCAGACACTGATTGATACCAAAGTTATACAGGCAAAGGAGACTGCACCTAACGTCCGTAACAATCCCCTCCCGGATCACAGGGGCGAGGGGgtaaatgtgatagaaactgatgaagaatgggacccgGAGGGGTCAATTGGGCTCATTCGAGAAGAGGATGATCCCAAAATGCCTCAAGTCACTCTCATGCCTATTGTGGTACAGATACAGTCaccgattgaagttgag GACTATACTGCAGAagcgagaaggaaaggaaaggggaaaatggaagaaactggtgcagcacaag atgggggttcaagtctcaacatctTCTCGTTGACTACTTTGAAGAGGTTAGGTAAAGGTTTgcatgagatacgagcaggaactaTGAACGTAAAGGCgttcgatgggtctcaaagggccacaatcaGAGAAACCAACCTCTGCTTACAAATGggtccaacttggtttgatgttgaatttCAAGTGCTCGACATATCTGCCTCATACAATCTGctattgggacgaccttggatacacgccGATGGGGCTGTAGCATCTACCCTGCATCAGGCTGtgaagttcgaatggaatcatcaTGAGGTGATCATTCATGAAGACAGGAGTAACCCTATTTACACCAACCAGACTGTCCCGGTTGTGGATAATAGAAGGAAGTTAGGGGGAGAGACTTACCATCGCATTGAGCGTGTTAACGCGATCGAGAAGGACAAATGA